The Nitrospirota bacterium genome has a segment encoding these proteins:
- a CDS encoding winged helix-turn-helix transcriptional regulator, which produces MLTEVARDAEVTQRSLATKLGVALGLTNLYLKRLARKGYIKITTIPKHRIRYLLTPRGIAEKSRLTYQYMQYSLSYYREMRHRLKETLAGLSQAEVKRVAICGTGELAELAYLSLMEMNLTLVGFVDGRDTRTFLSYPVWPIESLSEWEFDALLIADLENAKKIQAKLVRQGIPKEKILGVGPHG; this is translated from the coding sequence TTGCTGACCGAAGTCGCGCGAGACGCGGAAGTGACGCAGCGGTCGCTGGCGACCAAACTCGGTGTCGCCCTCGGCCTGACCAATCTCTATCTCAAGCGCCTGGCGCGCAAAGGCTATATCAAGATCACCACCATCCCCAAACATCGCATCCGGTATTTGCTGACTCCTCGCGGGATTGCTGAGAAATCTCGCCTCACGTACCAATACATGCAGTATTCCCTGTCGTATTACCGGGAGATGCGGCATCGGTTGAAAGAGACGCTGGCCGGATTGTCGCAGGCCGAGGTGAAACGAGTGGCGATTTGCGGAACGGGAGAATTGGCCGAACTGGCCTATCTCTCTCTGATGGAGATGAATCTGACGCTGGTAGGCTTCGTCGATGGACGGGACACGCGCACGTTTTTATCGTATCCGGTCTGGCCGATCGAATCACTGAGCGAATGGGAATTTGACGCGCTTTTGATCGCCGACCTGGAAAACGCCAAAAAAATCCAGGCCAAGCTGGTGCGGCAAGGGATTCCGAAGGAGAAGATTCTCGGAGTTGGTCCCCACGGCTGA